The Rhododendron vialii isolate Sample 1 chromosome 6a, ASM3025357v1 genome includes a window with the following:
- the LOC131330218 gene encoding probable LRR receptor-like serine/threonine-protein kinase At1g56140 isoform X2: MAGSAISVYALAFWQLLCFFFVLGLVHMARAQNQTSNAATTPSEVSALNSIFNKWGLSAPSKQWNISGGEPCSGAAIDSTPFVDPNYNPFIKCECDATTCHIVQLKVFSLSVFGVIPDELWTLTYLWNIDLRQNYLTGTLSPSVGNLTRMQYLSVGINSLSGQVPKELGKLADLRSLAFDMNNFSGSLPLELGNLTKLEQLYIASSGISGVIPSTFSSLQNLQTMWASDIDLTGSIPEFIGNLSNLKSLRFQGNSFGGAIPSSFSKLTLMENLRISDLSNGSSSLAFLKDMKSLNVLILRNNNISGVIPSNIGDYRSLSQLDLSFNNLTGQIPDSLFNLSSLSYLFLGNNKLTGPLPAQKSTSLLNVDVSYNELSGSFPSWISQQDLQLNLVANDFTIESSNNRVLPSGWSCLQRNFPCYRNPPIYYNLSIKCGGPQITSRINQIVYERDNEALGPATYYLTGTKRWAVSNVGRFGENNNARYTSNSSSQIADTLDSELFQTARISAGSLRYYGLGLENGYYNVSLQFAEISILNPTNWRSLGRRVFDIYIQGNLVWKDFDIRKEAGGTSFQAVQKEFKAQVSENYLEIHLFWAGKGTCCVPSQGTYGPSVSAIIATPDFIPSVSNKPPTSSKKSKTGLIVGIAVSVGVISFLSVLAFCCFLHQKRRARQNVDEELQGMDARPYTFGYAELKAATEDFNPANKLGEGGFGPVFKGTLNDGRVIAVKQLSVASHQGKSQFFAEIATISAVQHRNLVKLYGCCIEGEKRLLVYEYLENKSLDQALFGKTSLCLNWPIRFNICLGVARVLAYLHEESQPRIVHRDVKASNILLDSDLNSKISDFGLAKLYDDKKTHISTRVAGTIGYLAPEYAMRGQLTEKADVYGFGVVALEIVSGRRNSDLCLEEEMTCLLEWAWHLHKSNHEVELVDANLSEFNEEEVKRVIGVALLCTQTSPQLRPSMSRAVAMLSGDIEVSSVISPPGYMTDWKLDEATGFITTDTPASKDEYSHYSSSTNTSTVTDPDLTPINATRPMLQETIEECR, translated from the exons ATGGCGGGATCAGCTATATCAGTCTATGCCTTGGCCTTTTGGCAGcttctttgcttcttcttcgTCCTTGGCCTTGTTCATATGGCTCGAGCTCAAAATCAGACCTCCAATGCTGCTACTACTCCTTCTGAAG TGAGTGCTCTGAATTCCATCTTCAACAAATGGGGTTTATCGGCGCCATCGAAGCAATGGAACATAAGCGGAGGAGAACCATGCAGTGGAGCTGCCATCGACTCAACCCCCTTCGTAGATCCAAATTACAATCCCTTCATCAAATGTGAATGCGATGCTACTACTTGCCACATTGTCCAACT GAAAGTTTTTTCGTTGAGTGTTTTTGGTGTAATCCCAGATGAACTATGGACTTTGACTTACCTGTGGAATAT TGACTTGCGCCAAAATTACTTGACAGGTACCCTGTCACCATCCGTTGGCAACCTAACTCGCATGCAGTACCT GTCCGTGGGTATCAACTCATTATCGGGGCAGGTTCCAAAGGAACTTGGAAAACTTGCTGATTTAAGATCACT GGCATTTGACATGAATAACTTCTCTGGCAGTCTGCCATTAGAGCTTGGGAATTTAACAAAGTTAGAGCAATT GTACATTGCCAGTTCTGGAATTAGTGGAGTTATACCTTCAACATTTTCTTCTCTACAAAACCTGCAAACAAT GTGGGCTTCAGACATTGACCTTACAGGCAGCATACCTGAATTCATTGGGAACTTGTCAAACCTTAAAAGCTT GAGGTTTCAGGGTAATTCCTTTGGAGGTGCAATACCATCATCATTTTCCAAACTAACCTTGATGGAGAACTT GAGAATTAGTGATTTATCTAATGGAAGCTCCTCACTGGCATTTCTTAAGGATATGAAGTCTCTGAATGTCTT AATTTTGAGGAATAACAATATTTCTGGAGTTATCCCATCCAATATTGGAGATTACCGAAGTTTGTCACAACT GGATCTGAGCTTCAACAATTTAACTGGACAGATTCCTGATTCACTATTCAATTTGAGCTCTCTCTCTTACTT GTTCCTTGGGAATAATAAATTGACTGGCCCCCTTCCTGCACAAAAGAGTACGTCTCTTCTGAATGT AGATGTGTCATACAATGAATTGTCTGGGAGCTTTCCTTCTTGGATTAGCCAACAAGACTTGCAACT CAACTTGGTTGCGAATGACTTCACAATTGAAAGTTCAAACAACAG GGTTCTGCCTTCAGGATGGAGCTGTCTTCAGAGGAACTTTCCCTGCTATAGGAATCCACCCATCT ATTACAACTTGTCAATTAAGTGTGGTGGTCCACAGATTACATCCAGAATCAATCAGATTGTGTATGAGAGGGATAACGAGGCTCTGGGTCCGGCTACATATTACTTGACTGGTACAAAAAGGTGGGCAGTAAGTAATGTTGGACGCTTTGGCGAGAACAACAATGCCCGGTACACGAGTAACTCTTCATCTCAGATCGCAGATACCTTGGACTCGGAACTTTTCCAGACAGCACGAATATCTGCTGGATCACTGAGGTACTATGGGCTAGGGCTTGAGAATGGATATTATAACGTGAGTCTCCAGTTTGCAGAGATATCCATCCTCAAtcctacaaattggagaagtcTCGGGAGGCGTGTTTTTGATATATACATCCAG GGGAATCTGGTGTGGAAGGATTTTGACATACGAAAGGAGGCAGGTGGGACCTCTTTCCAAGCTGTTCAGAAGGAATTCAAGGCGCAGGTATCTGAAAACTACCTTGAAATCCATCTCTTTTGGGCTGGTAAAGGGACTTGCTGTGTGCCTAGTCAAGGTACATATGGACCTTCTGTTTCAGCAATCATTGCCACCCCAG ACTTCATCCCCAGTGTTAGTAACAAACCTCCAACCAGCAGTAAGAAGAGTAAGACTGGCTTGATCGTCGGGATTGCTGTTTCTGTTGGTGTAATAAGCTTTCTGTCTGTACTTGCATTTTGCTGTTTTCTTCATCAGAAAAGAAGGGCACGCCAGAATGTGGATGAag AGCTCCAAGGGATGGATGCTAGGCCCTATACTTTCGGTTATGCTGAACTAAAGGCTGCAACAGAAGATTTTAATCCTGCAAACAAACTTGGGGAGGGAGGCTTTGGACCCGTTTTCAAG GGAACTCTTAATGATGGGAGGGTTATTGCTGTCAAACAACTGTCTGTGGCATCCCACCAAGGAAAGAGTCAATTTTTTGCGGAGATCGCTACAATATCTGCTGTTCAACACAGGAATCTTGTGAAATTGTATGGATGTTGCATTGAGGGGGAGAAACGACTGCTTGTTTATGAATATCTTGAAAACAAGAGTCTTGATCAAGCATTGTTTG GGAAGACAAGTTTGTGTCTTAACTGGCCCATTCGTTTCAATATATGCTTGGGAGTAGCAAGGGTTCTAGCTTATCTTCATGAGGAATCACAGCCGCGCATAGTACACAGAGATGTGAAAGCCAGCAATATTCTTCTTGACTCTGACCTCAACTCCAAAATTTCTGATTTTGGTTTGGCCAAACTTTATGATGACAAAAAGACGCACATAAGCACTCGTGTTGCAGGGACAAT TGGGTATCTTGCACCTGAGTATGCGATGCGTGGGCAGCTTACAGAAAAGGCCGATGTGTATGGATTTGGTGTTGTAGCTCTTGAGATTGTCAGTGGAAGGAGAAATTCTGACTTATGCTTGGAAGAAGAAATGACGTGTCTTCTTGAATGG GCTTGGCATCTCCACAAAAGCAACCACGAAGTTGAGTTAGTGGATGCCAATTTATCAGAATTCAATGAGGAGGAAGTAAAACGAGTAATAGGAGTAGCTCTTTTGTGCACCCAAACATCCCCACAGCTACGCCCATCCATGTCACGTGCAGTGGCAATGCTTTCAGGAGACATCGAAGTTAGTTCTGTTATTTCGCCGCCTGGATACATGACTGATTGGAAGCTTGATGAAGCAACAGGTTTTATAACTACTGATACTCCAGCTTCTAAAGATGAGTATAGCCACTATAGCTCATCTACAAATACAAGCACGGTGACTGATCCAGACCTTACACCCATAAATGCCACTAGACCTATGCTTCAAGAGACTATTGAAGAATGTAGGTGA
- the LOC131330218 gene encoding probable LRR receptor-like serine/threonine-protein kinase At1g56140 isoform X3, producing the protein MCFPDLRSLAFDMNNFSGSLPLELGNLTKLEQLYIASSGISGVIPSTFSSLQNLQTMWASDIDLTGSIPEFIGNLSNLKSLRFQGNSFGGAIPSSFSKLTLMENLRISDLSNGSSSLAFLKDMKSLNVLILRNNNISGVIPSNIGDYRSLSQLDLSFNNLTGQIPDSLFNLSSLSYLFLGNNKLTGPLPAQKSTSLLNVDVSYNELSGSFPSWISQQDLQLNLVANDFTIESSNNRVLPSGWSCLQRNFPCYRNPPIYYNLSIKCGGPQITSRINQIVYERDNEALGPATYYLTGTKRWAVSNVGRFGENNNARYTSNSSSQIADTLDSELFQTARISAGSLRYYGLGLENGYYNVSLQFAEISILNPTNWRSLGRRVFDIYIQGNLVWKDFDIRKEAGGTSFQAVQKEFKAQVSENYLEIHLFWAGKGTCCVPSQGTYGPSVSAIIATPDFIPSVSNKPPTSSKKSKTGLIVGIAVSVGVISFLSVLAFCCFLHQKRRARQNVDEELQGMDARPYTFGYAELKAATEDFNPANKLGEGGFGPVFKGTLNDGRVIAVKQLSVASHQGKSQFFAEIATISAVQHRNLVKLYGCCIEGEKRLLVYEYLENKSLDQALFAGKTSLCLNWPIRFNICLGVARVLAYLHEESQPRIVHRDVKASNILLDSDLNSKISDFGLAKLYDDKKTHISTRVAGTIGYLAPEYAMRGQLTEKADVYGFGVVALEIVSGRRNSDLCLEEEMTCLLEWAWHLHKSNHEVELVDANLSEFNEEEVKRVIGVALLCTQTSPQLRPSMSRAVAMLSGDIEVSSVISPPGYMTDWKLDEATGFITTDTPASKDEYSHYSSSTNTSTVTDPDLTPINATRPMLQETIEECR; encoded by the exons ATGTGTTTTCCTGATTTAAGATCCCT GGCATTTGACATGAATAACTTCTCTGGCAGTCTGCCATTAGAGCTTGGGAATTTAACAAAGTTAGAGCAATT GTACATTGCCAGTTCTGGAATTAGTGGAGTTATACCTTCAACATTTTCTTCTCTACAAAACCTGCAAACAAT GTGGGCTTCAGACATTGACCTTACAGGCAGCATACCTGAATTCATTGGGAACTTGTCAAACCTTAAAAGCTT GAGGTTTCAGGGTAATTCCTTTGGAGGTGCAATACCATCATCATTTTCCAAACTAACCTTGATGGAGAACTT GAGAATTAGTGATTTATCTAATGGAAGCTCCTCACTGGCATTTCTTAAGGATATGAAGTCTCTGAATGTCTT AATTTTGAGGAATAACAATATTTCTGGAGTTATCCCATCCAATATTGGAGATTACCGAAGTTTGTCACAACT GGATCTGAGCTTCAACAATTTAACTGGACAGATTCCTGATTCACTATTCAATTTGAGCTCTCTCTCTTACTT GTTCCTTGGGAATAATAAATTGACTGGCCCCCTTCCTGCACAAAAGAGTACGTCTCTTCTGAATGT AGATGTGTCATACAATGAATTGTCTGGGAGCTTTCCTTCTTGGATTAGCCAACAAGACTTGCAACT CAACTTGGTTGCGAATGACTTCACAATTGAAAGTTCAAACAACAG GGTTCTGCCTTCAGGATGGAGCTGTCTTCAGAGGAACTTTCCCTGCTATAGGAATCCACCCATCT ATTACAACTTGTCAATTAAGTGTGGTGGTCCACAGATTACATCCAGAATCAATCAGATTGTGTATGAGAGGGATAACGAGGCTCTGGGTCCGGCTACATATTACTTGACTGGTACAAAAAGGTGGGCAGTAAGTAATGTTGGACGCTTTGGCGAGAACAACAATGCCCGGTACACGAGTAACTCTTCATCTCAGATCGCAGATACCTTGGACTCGGAACTTTTCCAGACAGCACGAATATCTGCTGGATCACTGAGGTACTATGGGCTAGGGCTTGAGAATGGATATTATAACGTGAGTCTCCAGTTTGCAGAGATATCCATCCTCAAtcctacaaattggagaagtcTCGGGAGGCGTGTTTTTGATATATACATCCAG GGGAATCTGGTGTGGAAGGATTTTGACATACGAAAGGAGGCAGGTGGGACCTCTTTCCAAGCTGTTCAGAAGGAATTCAAGGCGCAGGTATCTGAAAACTACCTTGAAATCCATCTCTTTTGGGCTGGTAAAGGGACTTGCTGTGTGCCTAGTCAAGGTACATATGGACCTTCTGTTTCAGCAATCATTGCCACCCCAG ACTTCATCCCCAGTGTTAGTAACAAACCTCCAACCAGCAGTAAGAAGAGTAAGACTGGCTTGATCGTCGGGATTGCTGTTTCTGTTGGTGTAATAAGCTTTCTGTCTGTACTTGCATTTTGCTGTTTTCTTCATCAGAAAAGAAGGGCACGCCAGAATGTGGATGAag AGCTCCAAGGGATGGATGCTAGGCCCTATACTTTCGGTTATGCTGAACTAAAGGCTGCAACAGAAGATTTTAATCCTGCAAACAAACTTGGGGAGGGAGGCTTTGGACCCGTTTTCAAG GGAACTCTTAATGATGGGAGGGTTATTGCTGTCAAACAACTGTCTGTGGCATCCCACCAAGGAAAGAGTCAATTTTTTGCGGAGATCGCTACAATATCTGCTGTTCAACACAGGAATCTTGTGAAATTGTATGGATGTTGCATTGAGGGGGAGAAACGACTGCTTGTTTATGAATATCTTGAAAACAAGAGTCTTGATCAAGCATTGTTTG CAGGGAAGACAAGTTTGTGTCTTAACTGGCCCATTCGTTTCAATATATGCTTGGGAGTAGCAAGGGTTCTAGCTTATCTTCATGAGGAATCACAGCCGCGCATAGTACACAGAGATGTGAAAGCCAGCAATATTCTTCTTGACTCTGACCTCAACTCCAAAATTTCTGATTTTGGTTTGGCCAAACTTTATGATGACAAAAAGACGCACATAAGCACTCGTGTTGCAGGGACAAT TGGGTATCTTGCACCTGAGTATGCGATGCGTGGGCAGCTTACAGAAAAGGCCGATGTGTATGGATTTGGTGTTGTAGCTCTTGAGATTGTCAGTGGAAGGAGAAATTCTGACTTATGCTTGGAAGAAGAAATGACGTGTCTTCTTGAATGG GCTTGGCATCTCCACAAAAGCAACCACGAAGTTGAGTTAGTGGATGCCAATTTATCAGAATTCAATGAGGAGGAAGTAAAACGAGTAATAGGAGTAGCTCTTTTGTGCACCCAAACATCCCCACAGCTACGCCCATCCATGTCACGTGCAGTGGCAATGCTTTCAGGAGACATCGAAGTTAGTTCTGTTATTTCGCCGCCTGGATACATGACTGATTGGAAGCTTGATGAAGCAACAGGTTTTATAACTACTGATACTCCAGCTTCTAAAGATGAGTATAGCCACTATAGCTCATCTACAAATACAAGCACGGTGACTGATCCAGACCTTACACCCATAAATGCCACTAGACCTATGCTTCAAGAGACTATTGAAGAATGTAGGTGA
- the LOC131330218 gene encoding probable LRR receptor-like serine/threonine-protein kinase At1g56140 isoform X1, whose amino-acid sequence MAGSAISVYALAFWQLLCFFFVLGLVHMARAQNQTSNAATTPSEVSALNSIFNKWGLSAPSKQWNISGGEPCSGAAIDSTPFVDPNYNPFIKCECDATTCHIVQLKVFSLSVFGVIPDELWTLTYLWNIDLRQNYLTGTLSPSVGNLTRMQYLSVGINSLSGQVPKELGKLADLRSLAFDMNNFSGSLPLELGNLTKLEQLYIASSGISGVIPSTFSSLQNLQTMWASDIDLTGSIPEFIGNLSNLKSLRFQGNSFGGAIPSSFSKLTLMENLRISDLSNGSSSLAFLKDMKSLNVLILRNNNISGVIPSNIGDYRSLSQLDLSFNNLTGQIPDSLFNLSSLSYLFLGNNKLTGPLPAQKSTSLLNVDVSYNELSGSFPSWISQQDLQLNLVANDFTIESSNNRVLPSGWSCLQRNFPCYRNPPIYYNLSIKCGGPQITSRINQIVYERDNEALGPATYYLTGTKRWAVSNVGRFGENNNARYTSNSSSQIADTLDSELFQTARISAGSLRYYGLGLENGYYNVSLQFAEISILNPTNWRSLGRRVFDIYIQGNLVWKDFDIRKEAGGTSFQAVQKEFKAQVSENYLEIHLFWAGKGTCCVPSQGTYGPSVSAIIATPDFIPSVSNKPPTSSKKSKTGLIVGIAVSVGVISFLSVLAFCCFLHQKRRARQNVDEELQGMDARPYTFGYAELKAATEDFNPANKLGEGGFGPVFKGTLNDGRVIAVKQLSVASHQGKSQFFAEIATISAVQHRNLVKLYGCCIEGEKRLLVYEYLENKSLDQALFAGKTSLCLNWPIRFNICLGVARVLAYLHEESQPRIVHRDVKASNILLDSDLNSKISDFGLAKLYDDKKTHISTRVAGTIGYLAPEYAMRGQLTEKADVYGFGVVALEIVSGRRNSDLCLEEEMTCLLEWAWHLHKSNHEVELVDANLSEFNEEEVKRVIGVALLCTQTSPQLRPSMSRAVAMLSGDIEVSSVISPPGYMTDWKLDEATGFITTDTPASKDEYSHYSSSTNTSTVTDPDLTPINATRPMLQETIEECR is encoded by the exons ATGGCGGGATCAGCTATATCAGTCTATGCCTTGGCCTTTTGGCAGcttctttgcttcttcttcgTCCTTGGCCTTGTTCATATGGCTCGAGCTCAAAATCAGACCTCCAATGCTGCTACTACTCCTTCTGAAG TGAGTGCTCTGAATTCCATCTTCAACAAATGGGGTTTATCGGCGCCATCGAAGCAATGGAACATAAGCGGAGGAGAACCATGCAGTGGAGCTGCCATCGACTCAACCCCCTTCGTAGATCCAAATTACAATCCCTTCATCAAATGTGAATGCGATGCTACTACTTGCCACATTGTCCAACT GAAAGTTTTTTCGTTGAGTGTTTTTGGTGTAATCCCAGATGAACTATGGACTTTGACTTACCTGTGGAATAT TGACTTGCGCCAAAATTACTTGACAGGTACCCTGTCACCATCCGTTGGCAACCTAACTCGCATGCAGTACCT GTCCGTGGGTATCAACTCATTATCGGGGCAGGTTCCAAAGGAACTTGGAAAACTTGCTGATTTAAGATCACT GGCATTTGACATGAATAACTTCTCTGGCAGTCTGCCATTAGAGCTTGGGAATTTAACAAAGTTAGAGCAATT GTACATTGCCAGTTCTGGAATTAGTGGAGTTATACCTTCAACATTTTCTTCTCTACAAAACCTGCAAACAAT GTGGGCTTCAGACATTGACCTTACAGGCAGCATACCTGAATTCATTGGGAACTTGTCAAACCTTAAAAGCTT GAGGTTTCAGGGTAATTCCTTTGGAGGTGCAATACCATCATCATTTTCCAAACTAACCTTGATGGAGAACTT GAGAATTAGTGATTTATCTAATGGAAGCTCCTCACTGGCATTTCTTAAGGATATGAAGTCTCTGAATGTCTT AATTTTGAGGAATAACAATATTTCTGGAGTTATCCCATCCAATATTGGAGATTACCGAAGTTTGTCACAACT GGATCTGAGCTTCAACAATTTAACTGGACAGATTCCTGATTCACTATTCAATTTGAGCTCTCTCTCTTACTT GTTCCTTGGGAATAATAAATTGACTGGCCCCCTTCCTGCACAAAAGAGTACGTCTCTTCTGAATGT AGATGTGTCATACAATGAATTGTCTGGGAGCTTTCCTTCTTGGATTAGCCAACAAGACTTGCAACT CAACTTGGTTGCGAATGACTTCACAATTGAAAGTTCAAACAACAG GGTTCTGCCTTCAGGATGGAGCTGTCTTCAGAGGAACTTTCCCTGCTATAGGAATCCACCCATCT ATTACAACTTGTCAATTAAGTGTGGTGGTCCACAGATTACATCCAGAATCAATCAGATTGTGTATGAGAGGGATAACGAGGCTCTGGGTCCGGCTACATATTACTTGACTGGTACAAAAAGGTGGGCAGTAAGTAATGTTGGACGCTTTGGCGAGAACAACAATGCCCGGTACACGAGTAACTCTTCATCTCAGATCGCAGATACCTTGGACTCGGAACTTTTCCAGACAGCACGAATATCTGCTGGATCACTGAGGTACTATGGGCTAGGGCTTGAGAATGGATATTATAACGTGAGTCTCCAGTTTGCAGAGATATCCATCCTCAAtcctacaaattggagaagtcTCGGGAGGCGTGTTTTTGATATATACATCCAG GGGAATCTGGTGTGGAAGGATTTTGACATACGAAAGGAGGCAGGTGGGACCTCTTTCCAAGCTGTTCAGAAGGAATTCAAGGCGCAGGTATCTGAAAACTACCTTGAAATCCATCTCTTTTGGGCTGGTAAAGGGACTTGCTGTGTGCCTAGTCAAGGTACATATGGACCTTCTGTTTCAGCAATCATTGCCACCCCAG ACTTCATCCCCAGTGTTAGTAACAAACCTCCAACCAGCAGTAAGAAGAGTAAGACTGGCTTGATCGTCGGGATTGCTGTTTCTGTTGGTGTAATAAGCTTTCTGTCTGTACTTGCATTTTGCTGTTTTCTTCATCAGAAAAGAAGGGCACGCCAGAATGTGGATGAag AGCTCCAAGGGATGGATGCTAGGCCCTATACTTTCGGTTATGCTGAACTAAAGGCTGCAACAGAAGATTTTAATCCTGCAAACAAACTTGGGGAGGGAGGCTTTGGACCCGTTTTCAAG GGAACTCTTAATGATGGGAGGGTTATTGCTGTCAAACAACTGTCTGTGGCATCCCACCAAGGAAAGAGTCAATTTTTTGCGGAGATCGCTACAATATCTGCTGTTCAACACAGGAATCTTGTGAAATTGTATGGATGTTGCATTGAGGGGGAGAAACGACTGCTTGTTTATGAATATCTTGAAAACAAGAGTCTTGATCAAGCATTGTTTG CAGGGAAGACAAGTTTGTGTCTTAACTGGCCCATTCGTTTCAATATATGCTTGGGAGTAGCAAGGGTTCTAGCTTATCTTCATGAGGAATCACAGCCGCGCATAGTACACAGAGATGTGAAAGCCAGCAATATTCTTCTTGACTCTGACCTCAACTCCAAAATTTCTGATTTTGGTTTGGCCAAACTTTATGATGACAAAAAGACGCACATAAGCACTCGTGTTGCAGGGACAAT TGGGTATCTTGCACCTGAGTATGCGATGCGTGGGCAGCTTACAGAAAAGGCCGATGTGTATGGATTTGGTGTTGTAGCTCTTGAGATTGTCAGTGGAAGGAGAAATTCTGACTTATGCTTGGAAGAAGAAATGACGTGTCTTCTTGAATGG GCTTGGCATCTCCACAAAAGCAACCACGAAGTTGAGTTAGTGGATGCCAATTTATCAGAATTCAATGAGGAGGAAGTAAAACGAGTAATAGGAGTAGCTCTTTTGTGCACCCAAACATCCCCACAGCTACGCCCATCCATGTCACGTGCAGTGGCAATGCTTTCAGGAGACATCGAAGTTAGTTCTGTTATTTCGCCGCCTGGATACATGACTGATTGGAAGCTTGATGAAGCAACAGGTTTTATAACTACTGATACTCCAGCTTCTAAAGATGAGTATAGCCACTATAGCTCATCTACAAATACAAGCACGGTGACTGATCCAGACCTTACACCCATAAATGCCACTAGACCTATGCTTCAAGAGACTATTGAAGAATGTAGGTGA